One Spinacia oleracea cultivar Varoflay chromosome 4, BTI_SOV_V1, whole genome shotgun sequence DNA segment encodes these proteins:
- the LOC110795374 gene encoding LOW QUALITY PROTEIN: uncharacterized protein (The sequence of the model RefSeq protein was modified relative to this genomic sequence to represent the inferred CDS: inserted 2 bases in 1 codon; deleted 1 base in 1 codon; substituted 1 base at 1 genomic stop codon), whose amino-acid sequence MEFTDAYKQTGPCCFSPNARYIAAAVDYRLVIRDTRSFKVVQLFSCLDKISYIXWALDSEYVLCGLYKRTTIQVWSITQPEWTCKIDEGPAGIAYARWSPDSRHILNTSDFQLRLTVWSLLNTACVHVRWPKHPVKGVSFTRDGKFAAVCTRRDCKDYINLLSCDSWEIMGVFAVDTFDLADVEWSLDDSSIVVWDSLLEYKVLIYTPDGRCLLKYQAYESGLGVKSVSWSPCGQFLAIGSYDQMLRVVNRXTWKTFAEFLHLPNVRGSSYAVVFKEEDEQPQLDITGLRSLVEKKTFVATHSQLT is encoded by the exons ATGGAGTTTACGGATGCTTATAAGCAGACTGGGCCCTGCTGTTTTTCTCCCAATGCTCGCTACATTGCTGCTGCAGTTGATTATCGTCTGGTGATTCGAGACACTCGGTCATTTAAG GTGGTGCAGTTATTTTCATGCTTAGATAAGATAAGCTACATTTAGTGGGCCCTGGATTCTGAATACGTACTATGTGGTCTATATAAAAGAACT ACTATACAAGTATGGTCAATAACTCAACCTGAATGGACCTGTAAAATAGATGAAGGTCCAGCTGGTATTGCTTATGCTAGGTGGAGTCCTGATAGTCGTCACATACTCAATACGTCAGACTTCCAATTAAGATTGACAGTTTGGTCATTACTGAACACTGCTTGTGTACACGTAAGATGGCCAAAGCATCCTGTCAAGGGGGTTTCATTCACCCGAGATGGCAAGTTTGCTGCAGTATGCACAAGACGTGATTGCAAGGACTACATTAATCTGTTGTCTTGCGATTCTTGGGAGATAATGGGTGTTTTTGCTGTTGACACATTTGATTTGGCTGATGTTGAGTGGTCACTTGATGATAGTTCTATCGTTGTATGGGATTCACTTCTTGAATACAAG GTCCTGATTTACACCCCTGATGGACGGTGTTTATTGAAGTATCAGGCATATGAAAGTGGTTTGGGTGTCAAGAGTGTTTCATGGTCTCCGTGTGGTCAATTTCTTGCCATTGGAAGTTATGATCAGATGTTGCGTGTTGTTAATCG CACATGGAAAACTTTTGCTGAATTCTTGCACTTACCTAATGTTCGTGGTTCCTCTTATGCAGTTGTCTTTAAG GAGGAAGACGAGCAGCCCCAGCTTGATATCACAGGGTTGcgttcactagtagaaaaaaagaCATTTGTAGCAACCCATTCACAACTCACGTGA